In Carya illinoinensis cultivar Pawnee chromosome 9, C.illinoinensisPawnee_v1, whole genome shotgun sequence, the following are encoded in one genomic region:
- the LOC122275240 gene encoding exocyst complex component EXO70H1-like, which yields MPMKGMRSLCFHSKTSSYSFSPNSSPSSRPSDSTRPIPRSSSFSLDSAMIDQSIEAAAALITKWNPDSSSYANVTSLFYESKAEAMQFIHRVNNLQKAMHALVSDNSSSSDKLVQAHKLMQIAMKRLQKEFYQILSMNRAHLDPESVSARSSRASTRSSISDYEEDDDDDVRPAGASIEEVEEVSSIAMADLRSIAECMISSGYAKECVSIYKIIRKSIVDEGIYRLGVEKLSSSLINKMDWEVLELKIKNWLDAVKISMRTLFTGERILCDHVFSSSDSIRESCFTEISKQGATILFSFPEVVAKSKKSPEKIFQVLDMYTAISENWPEIESIFSFDSTASVLSQAITSLIRLGESVRSMLSDFESAIQKDSSKSLVHDGGVHPVTLQAMNYLSLLADYSNILGDIFTDWPHPAKSSLPESYFDSPQFDESPTTAISMRIAWLILVLLCKLDGRAKHYKDVSLSYLFLANNIQHVVSTVRTSNLQYLLGEDWISKHETKVRQFAAKYERLAWGKVIASLPENPTAKISSAEAKEIFRKFNSSFEEAYLKQGMLVVSDPNLRDEMKVSIATKLEPVYQKFYDKYRPISERGERNARLYVKFSPEDVGNYLSDLLFGTIKSIDWGSSPSSSSSSSHRRRDQSRR from the coding sequence ATGCCGATGAAGGGAATGAGGAGCCTCTGCTTTCACTCCAAAACTTCTTCCTACTCCTTCTCTCCCAACTCTTCACCTTCATCGAGACCCTCCGATTCAACCCGCCCTATTCCTCGCTCCTCAAGCTTCTCCTTAGATTCCGCCATGATCGACCAGTCCATTGAAGCCGCCGCCGCCTTGATCACCAAATGGAATCCGGACAGCTCCTCTTACGCCAATGTTACATCTCTCTTCTACGAGAGCAAGGCGGAGGCCATGCAGTTTATCCACCGCGTTAACAATCTCCAGAAAGCCATGCACGCCTTGGTCTCCGACAATTCTTCTTCCTCCGACAAGCTCGTGCAAGCTCACAAGCTAATGCAGATTGCCATGAAGAGACTCCAGAAGGAGTTCTATCAGATCCTTTCCATGAACCGGGCTCACCTTGATCCAGAATCCGTGTCCGCCAGATCCTCACGCGCCTCCACGAGATCAAGCATCTCCGATTATGAAgaagacgacgacgacgacgtGCGCCCTGCAGGGGCTTCCATCGAGGAAGTTGAGGAGGTTTCTTCCATTGCCATGGCGGACTTGAGGTCCATAGCCGAGTGCATGATCTCCTCCGGTTATGCCAAAGAGTGCGTCAGTATTTACAAAATCATCAGAAAATCTATAGTGGATGAAGGCATTTACCGTCTTGGCGTCGAGAAACTGAGCTCCTCGCTAATCAACAAGATGGATTGGGAAGTGCTCGAGTTGAAAATCAAGAACTGGTTGGACGCAGTCAAAATATCCATGAGGACGCTCTTCACTGGTGAGAGAATACTATGCGACCACGTCTTCTCCTCCTCGGACTCCATCAGAGAATCGTGCTTCACCGAGATTTCCAAACAAGGAGCTACTATTCTGTTCAGTTTCCCCGAAGTCGTCGCCAAAAGCAAGAAATCTCCCGAGAAAATTTTTCAGGTGCTCGACATGTACACCGCGATCTCTGAAAACTGGCCCGAGATTGAGTCTATATTCTCTTTCGACTCAACTGCTAGCGTCCTATCTCAAGCCATCACCTCACTTATCCGTCTCGGCGAGTCGGTGCGCTCAATGCTATCGGACTTCGAATCAGCGATCCAAAAGGACTCGTCCAAATCGCTGGTCCACGACGGCGGAGTTCACCCTGTGACGCTGCAGGCGATGAATTACCTCTCACTCCTTGCTGATTACAGTAACATCCTAGGCGACATTTTTACCGACTGGCCTCATCCTGCGAAATCCTCATTACCGGAATCTTACTTCGACAGTCCACAATTCGACGAATCTCCGACAACGGCAATCTCCATGCGTATAGCTTGGCTGATCCTCGTACTTCTGTGTAAGCTCGACGGCAGAGCCAAGCATTACAAAGACGTTTCTCTCTCATACCTATTCCTAGCCAACAATATCCAACATGTCGTCTCCACCGTACGTACGTCGAACTTGCAGTACCTTCTTGGcgaggattggatctcaaagCACGAAACCAAAGTACGACAGTTCGCTGCAAAATACGAGCGGCTTGCCTGGGGCAAGGTGATCGCGTCACTGCCGGAGAACCCAACCGCCAAGATTTCCTCTGCGGAAGCAAAGGAGATTTTCAGGAAATTCAATTCAAGCTTCGAAGAAGCGTATCTGAAACAGGGTATGCTCGTTGTATCGGACCCGAACCTCCGAGATGAAATGAAGGTGTCCATTGCGACAAAGCTCGAACCagtttatcaaaaattttatgacaAGTATCGGCCAATATCCGAAAGAGGAGAGAGGAACGCGAGGTTATATGTCAAATTTTCTCCTGAAGATGTGGGCAATTACTTATCTGACTTGCTCTTTGGAACGATTAAGTCGATTGACTGGGGAAGTAGCCCGTCGTCTTCGTCGTCCTCATCTCATCGGCGGCGTGACCAATCTAGACGGTGA
- the LOC122275347 gene encoding exocyst complex component EXO70H1-like has protein sequence MPMKGLRSLCFHSKTSSYSSPNSSPSSRPSHSTCPIPRSTSFSLDSAMIDQSIEAAAALITKWNPDSSSYANVTSLFYESKAEAMQFIHRVNNLQKAMHALVSDNSSSSDKVVQAHKLMQIAMKRLQKEFYQILSMNRAHLDPESVSARSSRASTRSSISDYEEDDDDDDDVRPAGASIEEVEEVSSIAMADLRSIAECMISSGYAKECVSIYKIIRKSIVDEGIYRLGVEKLSSSLINKMDWEVLELKIKNWLDAVKISMRTLFTGERILCDHVFSSSDSIRESCFTEISKQGATMLFSFPEVVAKSKKSPEKIFQVLDMYTTISENWPEIESIFSFDSTASILSQAITSLVRLGESVRSMLSDFESAIQKDSSKSLVLDGGVHPVTLHAMNYLSLLADYSNILGNIFTDWPHPTKSSLPESYFDSPQSDESPTTAISMRIAWPILVLLCKLDGRAKHYKDVSLSYLFLANNIQHVVSTVRTSNLQYLLGEDWISKHENKVRQFAAKYERLAWGKVIASLPENPTAEISSAEAREILRKFNSSFEEAYLKQGMLVVSDRNLRDEMKVSIATKLEPVYQKFYDKYRPISERGERNARLYVRFSPEDVGNYLSDLFLGTIKSIDWGSSPSSSSSSSHWRRDQSTRR, from the coding sequence ATGCCGATGAAGGGATTGAGGAGCCTCTGCTTTCACTCTAAAACTTCTTCCTACTCCTCTCCCAACTCTTCACCTTCATCGAGACCCTCCCACTCAACCTGCCCTATTCCTCGCTCCACAAGCTTTTCCTTAGATTCCGCCATGATCGACCAGTCCATTGAAGCCGCCGCCGCCTTGATCACCAAATGGAATCCGGACAGCTCCTCTTACGCCAATGTTACATCTCTCTTCTACGAGAGCAAGGCGGAGGCCATGCAGTTTATCCACCGCGTTAACAATCTCCAGAAAGCCATGCACGCCTTGGTCTCCGACAATTCTTCTTCCTCCGATAAGGTCGTGCAAGCTCACAAGCTAATGCAGATTGCCATGAAGAGACTCCAGAAGGAGTTCTATCAGATCCTTTCCATGAACCGGGCTCACCTTGATCCAGAATCCGTGTCCGCCAGATCCTCACGCGCCTCCACGAGATCAAGCATCTCGGATTATGAAgaagacgacgacgacgacgacgacgtGCGCCCTGCAGGGGCTTCCATCGAGGAAGTTGAGGAGGTTTCTTCCATTGCCATGGCGGACTTGAGGTCCATAGCCGAGTGCATGATCTCCTCCGGTTATGCCAAAGAGTGCGTCAGTATTTACAAAATCATCAGAAAATCTATAGTGGATGAAGGCATTTACCGTCTCGGGGTCGAGAAACTGAGCTCCTCGCTAATCAACAAGATGGACTGGGAAGTGCTCGAGTTGAAAATCAAGAACTGGTTGGACGCAGTGAAAATATCCATGAGGACGCTCTTCACTGGTGAGAGAATACTTTGCGACCACGTCTTCTCCTCCTCGGACTCCATCAGAGAATCGTGCTTCACCGAGATTTCCAAACAAGGAGCTACTATGCTGTTTAGTTTCCCCGAAGTCGTCGCCAAAAGCAAGAAATCTCCCGAGAAAATTTTTCAGGTGCTCGACATGTACACCACGATCTCTGAAAACTGGCCCGAGATTGAGTCCATATTCTCTTTCGACTCAACTGCTAGCATCCTATCTCAAGCCATCACCTCACTTGTCCGTCTCGGCGAGTCAGTACGCTCAATGCTATCAGACTTCGAATCAGCGATCCAAAAGGACTCGTCCAAATCGCTGGTCCTAGACGGCGGAGTTCACCCTGTGACGCTGCACGCGATGAATTACCTTTCACTCCTCGCTGATTACAGTAACATCCTAGGCAACATTTTTACCGACTGGCCTCATCCTACGAAATCCTCATTACCGGAATCTTACTTCGACAGTCCACAATCCGACGAATCTCCAACAACAGCAATCTCCATGCGTATAGCTTGGCCGATCCTCGTACTTCTGTGTAAGCTCGACGGTAGAGCCAAGCATTACAAAGACGTTTCTCTCTCATACCTATTCCTAGCCAACAATATCCAACATGTCGTCTCCACCGTACGTACGTCGAACCTGCAGTACCTTCTtggtgaggattggatctcaaagCACGAAAACAAAGTACGACAGTTCGCTGCAAAATACGAGCGGCTAGCCTGGGGCAAGGTGATCGCGTCACTCCCGGAGAACCCAACCGCCGAGATTTCATCTGCGGAAGCAAGGGAGATTCTCAGGAAATTCAATTCAAGCTTCGAAGAAGCGTATCTGAAACAGGGTATGCTCGTTGTATCAGACCGGAACCTTCGAGACGAAATGAAGGTGTCCATTGCGACAAAGCTCGAACCagtttatcaaaaattttatgacaAGTATCGGCCAATATCCGAAAGAGGAGAGAGGAACGCGAGGTTATATGTCAGATTTTCTCCTGAAGATGTGGGCAATTACTTATCTGACTTGTTCTTGGGAACGATTAAGTCGATTGATTGGGGAAGTAGCCCGTCATCTTCGTCGTCCTCATCTCATTGGCGGCGTGACCAATCTACTAGACGGTGA